In one Silene latifolia isolate original U9 population chromosome 10, ASM4854445v1, whole genome shotgun sequence genomic region, the following are encoded:
- the LOC141607547 gene encoding secreted RxLR effector protein 161-like — MDPNLKLEKNSGAPVSQLEYARAIGCLMFAMTSTRPDIAYAIGNLSRYTSNPSNIHWQALRRLLRYLKKIMGYCLVYKGEPSVLEGYSDASWITNQEDYSSTSGWIFLLGGGAISWASKKQTCITDSILALDFIALASTCKEAEWLRNLLYEIPLWPKPLSPISIHCDNAATLSRAYNDVYNGKSRHIGVRHSYVRELIRDGVVSVNFVRQA, encoded by the coding sequence ATGGATCCAAATTTAAAATTGGAAAAGAATAGTGGCGCTCCAGTGTCGCAACTAGAATATGCTAGAGCAATTGGGTGCTTGATGTTTGCCATGACAAGCACTAGACCAGATATTGCCTATGCAATTGGGAATCTTAGTAGGTATACTAGCAACCCAAGTAACATTCATTGGCAAGCTTTAAGAAGATTATTGAGATACTTAAAGAAAATAATGGGTTATTGTTTGGTATACAAAGGAGAACCTTCGGTCTTAGAAGGGTACTCGGATGCAAGTTGGATAACAAATCAAGAAGATTACTCTTCAACAAGTGGATGGATATTCTTACTTGGAGGAGGTGCTATATCTTGGGCATCAAAGAAACAAACTTGTATCACAGATTCTATATTGGCTTTGGATTTTATAGCGCTAGCTTCAACTTGTAAAGAAGCGGAATGGTTAAGGAATTTACTTTATGAAATTCCTTTATGGCCTAAGCCTTTGTCTCCAATTTCTATCCATTGTGATAATGCAGCTACTTTATCAAGAGCTTATAATGATGTATATAACGGAAAGTCTCGACACATAGGTGTGAGACATAGTTATGTACGTGAACTAATAAGAGATGGAGTTGTGTCAGTTAATTTTGTACGTCAAGCTTAA